One window of the Anopheles cruzii chromosome 2, idAnoCruzAS_RS32_06, whole genome shotgun sequence genome contains the following:
- the LOC128275452 gene encoding probable cytochrome P450 6a13 has product MYAYWAVRDVPTLPTSFPLGNFAELRHKSPAEVSTALYRQMDRSYRFYGLFMTLQPAIMITDLELIKTVLIRDFGHFPDHGVYHNERVDPLSAHLFCVEGARWKTIRSKLTPSFSSGRMKAMFPLVLDVARNFTQFLRSTVGTAGAELDMKDVSARMMIDSVGRCAFGIECNSFREPESAFRRTGQLVFERPRHSQLVSTVLRLYPAIGHALGLKVNHDEVIEFFSRLMEDTVAMRVDAGHGPKRNDLMEQMIELHRQTNATWGITMDELKAQAFGFFLAGFETSSSNVTFCLYELARNEYCQERARACVLKALRKHGGMLSYEAIADMDYLDRCINESLRMYPPLPMLQRLSSKPYHIPDSDVVLPARTKVLIPVYAIQHDERYYPDPERFDPDRFAPEALAERRHLATFLPFGEGPRICIGKRLGVMQSRVGLATVLMNFRIRLGPNTPVPLAYTKDSVTLQSSGPVLLHVEPLKTQDSGGCCGSRSSIF; this is encoded by the exons ATGTACGC TTACTGGGCGGTTCGGGATGTTCCGACGCTACCGACGAGTTTCCCGCTGGGGAACTTTGCCGAGCTACGACACAAATCACCGGCCGAAGTGTCGACGGCGCTGTACCGTCAGATGGACCGATCGTACCGGTTCTACGGTCTGTTCATGACGCTCCAGCCGGCCATCATGATCACCGATCTGGAGCTCATCAAAACGGTGCTCATCCGGGACTTTGGCCACTTCCCCGACCACGGTGTGTACCACAACGAGCGGGTTGATCCGCTGTCGGCGCATCTGTTCTGCGTCGAGGGAGCCCGCTGGAAGACGATCCGTTCGAAGCTCACGCCCAGCTTTAGCTCCGGTCGAATGAAGGCCATGTTTCCGCTGGTGCTCGATGTGGCGCGGAATTTCACACAGTTCCTGCGCTCCACGGTCGGCACGGCGGGTGCAGAGCTGGACATGAAGGACGTTAGTGCGCGCATGATGATCGAcagtgtcggtcggtgtgcgTTCGGGATCGAGTGTAACAGTTTCCGCGAGCCGGAAAGCGCGTTCCGTCGGACGGGCCAGCTGGTGTTCGAGAGGCCTCGTCACTCGCAGCTCGTCAGCACCGTGTTGCGCTTGTATCCGGCGATCGGCCATGCACTCGGGCTGAAGGTGAACCACGACGAGGTGATCGAGTTCTTTTCGCGTCTGATGGAGGATACGGTAGCGATGCGCGTCGACGCCGGTCACGGCCCGAAGCGGAACGATCTGATGGAGCAGATGATCGAGCTGCACCGCCAGACCAATGCGACCTGGGGCATTACGATGGACGAGCTGAAGGCACAAGCGTTCGGGTTCTTCTTGGCCGGCTTCGAGACTTCCTCGTCCAACGTGACCTTCTGTCTGTACGAGCTGGCCCGGAACGAGTACTGCCAGGAGCGGGCAAGGGCCTGCGTGCTCAAGGCACTTCGGAAGCACGGTGGCATGCTGAGCTACGAAGCGATCGCAGACATGGACTACTTGGATCGGTGCATTAATG AATCACTCCGGATGTACCCTCCGCTGCCGATGCTCCAGCGACTGTCTAGCAAACCGTACCACATTCCGGACAGTGACGTGGTGTTACCGGCCCGCACGAAGGTCCTTATTCCGGTTTATGCAATTCAGCACGACGAACGTTACTATCCCGACCCGGAGCGCTTCGACCCGGACCGGTTCGCACCGGAAGCGTTGGCCGAACGGCGGCACCTGGCCACGTTCTTGCCGTTCGGAGAGGGTCCACGGATCTGCATTGGCAAGCGGTTAGGGGTGATGCAGTCGCGCGTCGGGTTGGCCACGGTTTTGATGAACTTTCGTATCCGTCTCGGGCCCAACACTCCGGTACCGCTGGCGTACACCAAGGACTCGGTAACGCTACAGAGCAGTGGCCCGGTACTGCTACACGTGGAGCCACTCAAAACCCAAGACAGCGGAGGATGTTGCGGAAGTAGAAGCTCTATATTTTAA